CGGGCTCCTGCAGGTGCCGCGCGATCTGGCCGAGGGACACTTCGCCCAGCGCTACCGTCACGAACAGTTCGTCGATGCTCTTCAGGCGGAAGTGCGTGGCCAGTGCGGCAAGGTCCACGTCATCCAGCGCGAGCCGGCGCAGTTCCTTTTCCAGCGTGGCCTTGCCAGCAAGGATGTTGGCTTCGTGGGCCTCGCGACGGAACCACGCGCGGACCTTTTCCTTCGCCCGCGAGGTCGCCAGGTAACCATGGTGGGCCGACAACCAGTCACGACTAGGCTCGGAGATCTTCGTGGTCAGGATCTCCACGCGATCGCCGCTGCGCGGCTGCGTGGTGAGCGGCACGATACGGCCGTTGATCTTGGCGCCTCGGCAGCGATGACCGACCTCAGTGTGAATGTGGTAGGCGAAATCCAGCACCGTGGCGCTGCGTGGCATGTCGATGACTTCGCCCTTGGGCGAAAGCACGTACACGCGATCTTCCATCAGCTCCGTTTCGAAGCCGGCCGCCAGCTCCGCATCGTCTTCGCCACGCGGCTCAAGCAGCTTGCGCATCCAGGCGATTTTCGCCTCGAATTCGGCATCCGCTCCGCCACCTTCCTTGTAGCGCCAGTGCGCCGCGACACCCAGTTCGTTGGCGCGGTGCATCTCGTGGGTACGGATCTGCACTTCAAGCGTTTTGCCTTCCGGGCCGATGACCGCGGTATGCAGCGAACGGTAACCGTTGCCCTTGGGGCGGGCGACGTAATCATCGAACTCACCCGGCAGGTGTGGCCACAGGCTGTGGACCAGGCCCAGCGCGGCATAGCAATCGGCCACGGACCCCACCAGGATGCGCACGGCACGAATATCGTAGAGGTCGGAGAACTCCAGGCCTTTCTTCTTCATCTTCTTCCAGATCGAGAAGATGTGCTTGGGCCGGCCTGCCAGCTCGGCTTCGATACCCGCGTTACCGAGCACGGTACGCAACTCGGCCAGGCTCTCGGCGATGAAGCGTTCGCGGTCTGCACGGCGCTCATCGAGCAGGCGCGCGATCCGCCGGTAGGTATCCGGCTCCAGGTAACGGAACGCCAGATCCTCGAGTTCCCACTTGAGTTGCCAGATACCCAGCCGGTTCGCCAGCGGCGCATGGATATCTGCCGTGAGCTGGGCCAGCTCGCGGCGTTCCGCATCCGGCAGCGACATGGCGGTACGCATCGCGGCAAGCTGCCGTGCGAGCAGGACGAATACCACGCGCAAGTCGCGGATGATGGCGAGCAAGAGCCGGCGCAGGCCCTCGGAGCCTGTCGCGGGCCCACGTTGCGCGTGCAGGTCCCAGACCTTTTCGGCCTCGCCCTGCCCGTCCACCAAACGCCTGAGCGAGGCCGGCCACGTCGCGGCGGCGCCCTCCGTGGCCCCTGGCATGCCCCGCGACAGGGAGTACCAAAGTGCGGCGGCGCAGGTTTCGTCATCGCAGCCCAGCTGACGCAGCAACTCGATGATGGTTTCCGCTTCGGCACGCGCGGCGGCGGGCAGCACGCCACATGCCTCGCGCGCGCGCTCGGTGAGCGGCAGCCGCGCGACCGTATCGGTCACGTTCTGCGCGCCTGCGTTGGCCTGTGAACTCTTCATGTGGTGCTTGCCTGTGCGGCTTCGAGTGCCTTGACCAAACGCTTGGCCGAGACCGGCTCGGCAGTTTTCAGTTCCTGGGCGAAAAGCGACACTCGCCATTCTTCAACGAGCCAGCGTAGTTCCGCCCAGCTCTCCGCATCCAGTGCGGTGCCACCGGCGTTCAGAAGCGCCCGCCAGTACGGCAACACCTGCAGCATACGCGACTGGTCGCGCTGCGGGTCCTGGCGGAGGCGCTCGCCGCGCAAGCGCATGGCTTTGAGGTACCGGGGTATATGCGCCAACCGGCTGGTGGGCAGTTCGCGCAGGAAACCCGGCTGGAGCAAGCCCGCCAACTGCTCGCGCAAGTCGTCGTAGCTCGCCTTGGCAAAGCCCATCAGCGGCGGATCCATCCATGACCGCAGCTCAGCCTGGGCCTCGATAATCGGTTCGGCGAGCTTCTGCCGCGCCATGGCTGCGCCAAACAGGCTTCTTCCCAGGTCCGCCTTCAGGTGCTCGAAATCGGCCAGCGTTCGTACATTGAGCTTCGCACCGGCCAGGAGGTCAGCGAACCCGCCCTCGACGAGGTCGTCGCGCAGGCCATCCACGCTCCCGAGCGGGGCGTATTTCAGCGACAGCGGATTGCTGATCGGCAGCTGGCGGCGGGCTCGCTTGAACTCAGGGGCCAAAGCACCGCGTAGCAGCCGTTCCACGCCGAGCACGTGGGCCTCGGCCGCTTCGTCGGCGCGCTCAAAGACGCGCAAGGCGACCGCCTCGCCCAGGTCCACCAGTGCGGGATACGCCTTGAGGCCTGCCTCGGAGCGCACTTCAGCGGGAATCGATTCGAAATCCCACGTGAGGATGTCTTCGCGGGTCAGCTCGATGTCGGTCTTGCGGGAGAAGGCCTCGCGCGCCTTGCCCTCCCACTGGGCACGGATGGCAGCCAGATCGCGGCTTTCCGCAACAGTACGGCCGTTCTCATCGTGCACCCGGTAACGCATCAACAAATGCGCGGGGATGTCGGCATCCGCGAACGCCGCTGCGTCGACATCGACGCCCGTGGTTCGCTTGAGGAAAGCGGCAAGCGCCCTGGCCAGCGGTTCGTCGCGCGGCGTTTCGGCTTCGCTGAATGCGCGGGCGAAATCGGGCGCCGGGACAAAATTGCGCCGGAGTGCCTTTGGCAGACCCCGGATCAGTTCCGCGACCTTGTCCGCAAGGAGACCGCCGACCAGCCACTCGCCACGTGCGGCCGGCACGGCGTTGAGGAACGCCAGGGGTACGTTGATCGTCACGCCATCGGCCGGGTCGCCCGGTACGAAGCGATACTCAAGGCGGTAGCGATGCTGGCCCAGGTCCATCGAGGCCGGGAAAGCCTTGGGATCAAGGCCCGCGCCCGCATCCATCACATCGGCGAGGGTCCAGCGCAATGCCGCCTGCTCGCCAGGCGATGCCTTGCGGAACCATGCATCCAGCGCGCGCGTATCGGCGATGGACTCAGGCAGCTTGCCGTCGAAGAACGACGCCAGGTCTTCGTCGGAGCGCAACAGGCCCGCGCGGCGCTGTTTGGCTTCGATATCGTGGGCCTGCTCGAGCACACGCTGGTTCGCACGCACGAAGTCGGCGCGGCTATCCAGGTCGATGCGTACCAGCGCTTCGCGCACGAAGATCTCGTGGGCCAGCCGGGGGTCCTGCTTGTAGAACGTGACGGGCCGCCGCTCGACCAGAACCAGGCCAAACAGCGTGACCTGCTCGTACGCCACGACCGTGCCGCGCTTGCGCGACCAGTGCGCATCGCGCGCGGTCGCGCGCACCAGGTGGCTGGCCTGCTGTTCGATCCACGCCGGATCGATGCGCGCGTTCATCATGGCCCACACGCGGCCACCGATATCCAGGATTTGCGCGGCGAAGATCCATGCGGGCGGCGCTTTCGCGAGCGCCGAGCCGGGAAACACCTGGAACCGTCGTTCACGCGTGCCGCGGAATACACCCTTCTCATCCTTGTGGCCCACCTGGGTGGGAAGGCCGGCCAGCAGGCTGCGATGGATCGATTCGAAAAGCGCATCACCCTCGGCCGTCGCCTTTTCAAGGTTCCAGCCCAGTTCGCGCGTCACCAATACCAGCTGACGGTGCAGCTCGCGCCACTCGCGCATGCGCATGAAGCTAAGAAAATGCCGCGAGCACCAGTCGCGCAGCTTCGAGGAAGTCAGTTCCTCGGCGGCGGCGAGGTGCGCCTTCCACAGGTTGAGCACACCGATGAAATCGGATTTGGGATCGGCGAACTGCGCGTGCGCGGCATCGGCCTGCCCACGAGCTTCGGGCGGCCGCTCGCGCGGATCCTGGATCGAAAGGAACGCCACGATGGTGAGCAGGTCGCCCAGGCTCCCCAGGCGACGAGCCTCCACGAGCATGCGTGCCAGCTGCACATCGATGGGCAGGCGCGCCACGGTGCGGCCGATCTCGGTCAACCGGCGGTCGTCGCCAATCGCGCCGATTTCGGCCAGCCGGCGGTAACCGTCGGCGACAACGCGCGGATCCGGGGCTTCCAGGAAGGGGAAGTCCTCGACCTCGCCCAGGTCCAGCGCCAGCATACGCAGGATGACGTTGGCGAGCGACGACCGCAGCAGCTCCGGGTCGGTGAATTCCGGGCGCAGGATAAAGTCCTGCTCTTCGTACAGCCGGTAACAGATGCCGGGCCCTACGCGGCCGCAACGGCCTTTGCGCTGATTGGCGGCCGCCTGGGAAATCGGCTCGATATGCAGGCGTTCCAGCTGGCCACGCTGGCTGTAGCGCTTCACCCGTGCGGTACCCGGGTCCACCACGTAGCGAATGCGCGGCACGGTGAGCGAGGTTTCCGCGACATTGGTGGCAAGCACGATGCGCCGCTTGGGACCGGGACGGAACACGCGATCCTGCTCGCTCGCCGAAAGCCGGGCATACAGCGCCAAAACCTCGGTCTCCCGATACTGGCGGCGGGACAGCAACAAGTGAGCGTCGCGGATCTCGCGCTCGCCAGGCAGGAACACCAGCACATCCCCGCGGGGATCCTCGCGGGTGATCTCGTCCATCACATCGGCAATCTGTTGCGAGAGGTTGCCTTCGCCCTTCTCGCCCGGCGGCCGGTAGCGGACCTCGACCGGGTAGGTTCTTCCCTCCACGGCCACGACGGGGGCATCACCGAAATGCTCGGCGAAGCGCCCGGTGTCGATCGTGGCCGAGGTGACGATCACCTTCAGGTCGGGCCGGCGTGCACACAGGCGCTTCAGGTAGCCCAACAGGAAATCGATATTGAGACTGCGCTCGTGGGCCTCGTCGATGATGATGGTGTCGTAGGCGGACAGCCAGGGGTCACCCTGAGTCTCGGCCAGCAGGATGCCATCGGTCATGAACTTCACCAGGGCCTGGTCGGACACCTTCTCGGTGAAGCGGACCTGGAAACCGACTTTTTCGCCCAGCGGCGTAGCCAGTTCCTCGGCCACGCGGGCCGCCACGGAGCGGGCCGCCAGGCGGCGCGGTTGGGTACAGCCGATCAGCCCTGCCTCACCCCGGCCTGCGGCAAGGCACAGCTTCGGCAACTGGGTGGTCTTGCCCGAACCGGTTTCGCCCGCGAGCACCACGACCTGGTTCTCGCGGATGAGCTTGATGATGTCCTCCGCCCGCGCGGCGATGGGCAGCGACGCGTCCACCGTGATCGCGGGCTTGGACGCCGCCCGGGCGGCCCGGCGTGCCATGGAGGTAGCGATATCCTGGCCCAGCTGATCGATCCGGGCCGCATCGGGTTTGCGCGAGAGCGCCCGCCAGCGCCCCAGCAGGCGGCCGAAGTCGCGGCTGGCCACGCGCGACAAGGCATCGCGCAGCTCTTTCAGGCGCGGATCAGTGGGCGGGTGGCGCGTAGGGGTCTTGGAAGTACTCATGGGGGTATTAATGATAGCGTGTGCCTATCACCGGGATCGGAACGTTTCATTTCACGGCTACATGCCGGATCGTTAAAATTTCTGCCATACCACCGAAAAACCACGGAGAGTCGAGACATGGCCATTGATATCGGCATTGCCAAGAAGGACCGCGAAGCGGTCGCCAAGCATCTTTCCAAACTGCTGGCGGATACCTATTCGCTTTACCTGAAGACCCACAGCTTCCACTGGAATATCACGGGGCCGCAGTTCAATAGCCTGCATAACATGTTCGAAGTGCAGTACAACGAGCTGTGGACCGCGGCGGACGAGATCGCGGAGCGCATCCGCATCCTCGACGTGTTCGCCCCAGGCTCCTATAGCCAGTTCGGCAAGCTGACCTCGATCAAGGAAGAGTCCGGCGTGCCCGAATGGAAGGACATGGTGGCCCAGCTGGTCGAAGGCCACGAAATCGCCGCGGCGACCTCCCGCGAGGTGATCAAGGCCGCCGACGAAGCCGGCGACGAAGGCAGCGCCGACATGGTGACCGGCCGCCTGAAAGAGCACGAAAAGACCGCCTGGATGCTCCGCTCGCTATTAAAATAATGTAGGACCGTGCTTGCACGCGATAAGGGCCTGGCCGAAAGCCAGGCCCTTTTTTGTGCTCCCGCCCACCCCCGTTAACCTCATTTTCACCCACAAACCCTGACCAGCCATTCAGCCCGGCGTTGAGCCATTCCGCCCTGTTCGTTAAGCTCCCCCGGTTACCTCATTGAAGCCACTTGGGGGCCGATCGGTCCGGGGAATGTTTTGAGCGCTGCCAGCACGACCGACCGAAGCCACCCCATCCTCGTCGCGGTACTCCTCGCGATCGTTGTTGCAGGCCTGAATTACGGCCTCTGGTTCGTTGCCAACCTGCCCAACGGCCCGGATAACTGGAACGCGCCGGTGCCCGGGTTCGCGTTCACGGCCTACCAGCGCTACCAGAACCCCATGAAGGGGGATGTGTCGACCGATCCGGAGATCGATAGCGACCTGCGCCTGATCAAGCGCTACTCGCCCCGCATCCGCACCTATTCAATGCTCGAGAACCCGCAGGTGGCCCGCCTTGCCGACAAGGAAGGGCTGGACCTGATGGCGGGCGCCCAGATCGATACCCGCCTGGAAAACAACGAACGCGAGATCGACGCGCTGATCGCCCAGGCGCACCGCTTCCCGAAAACGATCACGCGGGTCATCGTGGGTAACGAGGTGCTGTTCCGCGGCGATCTGAAGCCGGAACAGGTCATGGCGTACCTCGACCGCGTGCGCGCCGCCGTGAAACAACCCGTTTCCGTGGCCGAACCGTTCCACGTGTGGATCCAGAACCCGGAACTGGCCAACCACGTCGACTTCATCACTGTCCATCTGTTCCCGTACTGGAACGGCATCACCGCGCGCGCCGGCGTAGGCGATGCCATTGGCAGCTATGAAAGCCTGAAAGCTGCATTCCCGGGCAAGCACATCGTCATCGGTGAAATTGGCTGGCCTTCGAACGGCGATCGCTTCAAGGCGGCCGATCCGAGCGTATCGAACGAAGCCATTTTCCTGCGTTCGTTCTTCAACCAGGCCAGGGCGCATGGCATCGATGACTACTACGTCCTCGAAGCCATCGACCAGCCGTGGAAAGAAAACCTGGGTGAAGGGCGCACGGGCGCTTATTGGGGCATGTTCAATGCCGATCGCCAGCTGAAGTTCCCGTTCACCGGCCCGGTAACCGAGGACGTGCACTGGCCGTGGAAGGCGCTGGCCGCCTCCCTGATCGCCTTCGTGCCCATGCTTTGGTTCGGCATCGCCTTCCGCCGCTTCAAGCTGGCCGGCCTGCTGTTCATGATGGGCCTCATCCAGCTGGCGTGCGGCCTGATCGTCTGGTCGGCCACCCTGCCCTTCAACTTCTATCTTGGCCCGTTCGACTGGGCCATGCTGATCCTGCTGTTCCCGGCGCAGGTCGCCATCCTGGGCATCCTGTTGATCAACGGCTTCGAGTTCACCGAGGTGCTGTGGCGGCGCAAGTGGATTCGCCACGCCGGCATGCTTCCGCCGGACCCCGTGGAGCGGCAGCCGTTCGTCTCCATCCACCTGGCGTGCCACAACGAGCCGCCGGAGATGGTGCAGATCACCCTGGATTCGCTCGCGGCCCTCGACTACGAAAACTTCGAAGTCCTCGTGCTGGATAACAACACGAAGGACCCGGCGGTGTGGAAGCCGGTCGAAGAATATTGCGAAAAGCTGGGCCCCAAGTTCCGCTTCTTTCACCTCGAACCGTGGCCCGGCTACAAGGCTGGCGCACTCAATTTCGGCCTGACGGCGACGGACGAGCGCGCGGATGTGGTGGCGGTGATCGATGCCGACTACGTGGTGCGCGAAGACTGGCTTGCCACGCTGACCGGGTATTTCCACGACCCGAAGGTGGCCGTGGTGCAGTGCCCGCAGGCGCATCGCGATTTCGAGAAGAACCGCTTCCGCCGCATGACCGCATGGGAATACGACGGCTTCTTCCGCATCGGCATGCACCACCGCAACGAGCGCAACGCCATTATCCAGCACGGCACCATGACCATGGTGCGCCGTTCCGCGCTGGAAGGCACCGGCGGCTGGTCCGAATGGACGATCTGCGAAGATGCCGAGCTTGGCCTGCGCCTGATGCACGCTGGCTACGAGTTGGTGTACGTCGATGAGCTGATGGGCAAGGGCCTCACGCCCGCGGATTTCAAGGCGTACAAGAGCCAGCGCTACCGCTGGGCCTTTGGTGCCATGCAGATCCTCAAGGGCCGCTGGCACTGGATGACGCGCAAGGGGCCGCTGAGTGCGGGCCAGCGCTTCCACTTCCTGACGGGCTGGTTCAGCTGGTTCGCCGATGCCCTTCATTACATCTTCACCATGATGGGCTTGCTGTGGACCGCCGGCATGATCGCCGCACCGGATTACTTCAACCTGCCCATGCAGCTGTTCCTGATCCCGGTCATCGGGTTTTTCTTCGCCAAGGCCATCTTCGGCGTCGTGCTGTATCGCGCGCGCGTCCCGTGCAGCTGGTACGACACCATCATGGCGTCGGTTGCCAGCATGGGGCTTTCGCATGCCATCGCGCGCGGCATCCTGCACGGCCTGACCCGTGAGAAGACAGCTTTCGTCGTGACGGCGAAGAGCCGGCGCATGGGTGGCAGCAGTTTTGCCGCGTTCTCGCCCGTGCGTGAGGAAGTCCTCATGGCGGTGGCGTTACTGCTGGCCATCATCGGCATGGCCACGCATTACGGCACGCATTACGTGGAAAGCACGCTGTGGATGTTCATCCTGGCCGCGCAGTCCATTCCGTATGTGTCCGCCATGGTAGGCGCGTGGATCGCCCACCAGTCCGGCGACGAGGCCGGCTAACCCCAGGCGCGCCCCTACCCCGTAGGAGCGCGCTTGCGCGCGATGCCTTTTCCGCGAAGCCCTTCACGCCGTTCAGCTTTGTAGTCACCTGTCTATCGACCTAGGCGCCCACGCGCGGTAAGTTACGGCCATACACAGGGGCGCCCGGATGCGTTCCCCGGGTAGCGTCGCTACCCGCATGGCCTTGGATCACGACCGGAAGGACGCACATGCGCCTAACCAGACGCCATGGACTGCTGCTTCTGCCGTGGTTCCTCTTGCCCGCCGTCGCGCATGCCGGCGTCACCGTCACCGTGGATGGCGTTGACGAGAACCTTAAGAACGCCGTGATTGCCGGCGTCGAACTCAGCCAGTACACCGCGCGCGATGTCACTGATGCGCAGATTCGCCGCCTTTACGCCAATGCGCCCGATCAGGTGCAAACGGCTCTTCGACCCTATGGCTATTACGAGGCGACCGCCACCGGCGAGTTGAAGCAAGTCGGAACCAACTGGCAGGTCACCCTGCACGTGGTCCCGGGCACCCCGGTAAAGGTCACATCGGTCAACGTGGCGATCGACGACGAAGCCTCGAAGGTGCCCGCCGTGCGGCGTGCCATGCGCGGGCTCGATAACCTGAAAGACAAGCCCATGAACGACGGGCAGTACGATGGTGCGCGCGACGCCGTCAGCGGTGCCCTGACGGCCACCGGTTTCCTCGATGCGCGCCTGGTCACCCATCGCGTGGAAGTGAATCGCGCTGAGCACAGCGCGAAGGTCGACCTGAAGTGGGAGACTGGCAAGCGTTATCGCTATGGCCACGTGAACTTCAAGAATTCACAGTTCCGCGACGGCTTCCTCGACCGGTACGTACCGTTCAAGAGCGGTGACTACTTCTCGCAGGACCAACTGCTGCAGCTGCAGCAAGCCCTGAACGGCGCCGACTACTTCGCCGTCGTGAACGTCATTCCCGATACCGACAACGCGAAGAACGGCACGGTGGATGTGAACGTGGACCTGGCACCGGCCAAGCGCACGGTCTACACCGGGGGCCCGTTCTTCGGCACGGATACCGGACCGGGGCTACGCGGCGGTGTCGAGAAACGCTGGATCAACGATCGCGGACACAAGTGGAAGAACGAGCTGGTCGTCGCGCAGCGCCTGAAAACGCTCTCGACGCTCTACCAGATCCCCATGCCGGGCCCGAACCAACGCAGCTTCAACTTCGGCGCGAACTACCGCGACGCTAATACGGTGACCTCGAAGTCACGCACATTGCAACTTGTCGCCAATGAAACGCGGCTCTGGCACGGGTGGACCCGTACCATCGGTATGAACGTGCTCACGGGCACCTTCACCGTGGGCAAGCGCGGTGGTGAGAGCGACACGGCAGAAGGCCTCGAACATGGCCAGAGCACCCTGCTCTACCCGGAAATTTCGCTTAGCAAGAAGAAAGGCGATAACCCCACCTTCGTGCGTAGTGGCTGGTCGCTTACGCTGACCGCCCGCAGCACCGTCGGCACGCTCCTTTCCGATGCGCGCTTCTCAACGATCATGGGCGATGCCAAGTGGATCCAGTCGTTCTGGGGGCGTAACCGCCTGATCCTGCGCGGCACGGCCGGCAAGACCTGGACCGATGATTTCAGCGACCTGCCGCCACAGTTGCGCTTCTTTGCCGGTGGCGACCGCAGCGTGCGCGGCTACGATTTCGAGAGTATCGGGCCGCGCAATGCGTACGGGCGCGTCATTGGTGGCGAAAGCCTGCTGGTGGGCAGTACCGAGGTGGAACACTACTTCACGCGCAACTGGGGCATGGCGGCGTTCGTCGATGCCGGTAACGCGTTTACCGGCACGGACTACAACCCCCGCGTCGGTGCGGGCCTGGGCGTGCGCTGGCTCTCACCGGTGGGCATGATCCGCGTCGACGTGGCGGTGCCGGTCCATGACAAGAACGAACATGGCATCCACCTGCATGTCGTCATTGGGCCAGACTTGTGAGGAGCGCGGGCATGAAATGGTTGATCCGCGTCGGTGTCGCATTGGCCGCGCTACTGATCGTCGTCGCGCTGGGTGTGTGGTGGCTGGTCGGCACGGCCTCCGGCCTGCGCTTTGCACTGGAGCGGGCGAAGGTCTTCACTGACAACGCGCTCTCCGTCTCGCAAGCCGAAGGCCGCCTGGCTGGGCCGCTGGATCTCACCGGCGTTCGGTACAACGATGGCAAGGGCATGGATATCCGCGTGGCAAAGGCGCACGTGGATTTCTCCTTCGCCGCCCTGCTCCGCAAGAAGGCCCATGTCTATACATTGACCACCGATGGCGTGGACGTGGCGCTGCCTGCAAGCCAGCCCGACACAGGCGAACCGAGCGAGCCGTTCTCGCTGAATCCGCCGCTGGATATCGTGCTCGACAGCGTGAAGGTCGGGCATGTGAGGGTGACCCAGGCCGGCCAGCCCATCTTCGAATCGAACACGCTGGACCTCGCGGCGTCGTGGACCAGCAAAGGCATCGCGGTAAGCAAGCTCGCCCTGCGCGCGCCCGATGGCCAGGCCGACCTCGCAGGCAACCTCGCCGTCGGCAAGGGCTACATGGGCGATGGCAAGGCCTCGTTCCAGTGGAAGGCCGGCGACATCGACTATGCGGGCGACCTTGAAGCCCATAGTGACGGTGCGAAAGCACACACCATCATCAAGCTGCGCCTGCCGTTCGTGGCCCAGGTCGATGCGAACCTTGTGCAGCGTGGCGACTACGCCTGGACGGCATCCATCGATGCCCCCCGGTTCAACCCCAAACCCCTGCTCGGCGACAGCAGCCTCGAAGCCCTGAGCCTCGCCTTGAAAGGTTCCGGCGACCGTTACAGCGCGAAGCTCACGGGCGATGTTGGCCTGAACGACTACCAGGTGCGCCTGGCACCGATCGATGCCGCCCTCGATCACGAATACAAGCGACTTACGCTGAATGAGCTGACCGTCGGCTCACCACAGGTAAAGGGATCGCTTACCGCGAAGGGCACGGTCGAGATCGCCGCGACGCCACTGACCGCCGACCTCTCCCTACAGTGGAAGGATGTGCTGGTGCCCGAGGATGTCGCGGGCCAGGTATTGGCGAGCTCCGGTAAGCTCACCTTTGAAGGCGGCGCGGAAAATTATCATGCGCTGGGCGATGTCGATATCGGACCGCCGGATCACCTGGGCAAGTTCACGCTGGACGTGAATGGCAAGCCGGATGTGATCGATATCCACACGCTTGAGCTCAAGCAACCCAAGGGCGAGCTTGCGGCAAGCGGCAGCGTGACGCTCAAGCCCGGTATCGCATGGAAGCTGGATGTGCAGGGCGAGCATTTCGATCCTGGCCAGCTGCTGGCCGAATGGGCAGGCTCCCTAGACATCGATCTTTCCAGCGAGGGCCGGCTCGTCAATGACGAACCGCTGGGTTCGCTCGAGTTGCACACGCTCGACGGCACTTTGCGCCAGCGCCCGTTGCGCGGTAACGGCAAGCTGGAACTGAAGCCACGCGAGGTGGTGAACGGCAAACTCGACCTCGCGTCGGGTGGGAGCACGATCTCGCTCGATGCGAAGGGTGATACGGCGAACGATGCACAGCTGAAGCTGGCTATCAATTCGCTCGGCGACTGGCTACCCGATGCGGGCGGCCGCGTACAGGGCACCATCAACGCCAAGGGGAACGTTCCGAAACTGGCGGTCAAGGCCGATATCCGCGGAAGCGCCATCGTTTATGCCGGGCAGAAGGTCGATGCGCTCACCGTGAATGCGGATATTCCCGATATAAGCGCGCCCGGTGGCAAGCTGGATGTTCTCGCCACCGGGGCTAACACCGGCGGCCTCGTCTTTGACCGCATCGCCGTCAACGCCAATGGCACGCAGGATCGCCACCAGCTGTCTGTGGAAGCGCATGGCAAGCCCCTCACCACTGATCTGAAACTATCGGGGGCGTACAAGGACAACGCGTGGAACGGCACGCTCTCCGCGCTGAACATCACGTTCCAGGGCCTGCCCCAGTTCCGTTTGCAGAACGCCAGCCAGCTCGCTTTCAAGGATGGCGCGATGAGCATGAGCGATCTTTGCCTCACGGCGGGCGATCCCCTGCTCTGCGTGGCGGCTAAACAGGATAAGGCGGGGAACCTCGATGCCAGCTACCGGCTGCGTCGCGTCCCGCTGGCGTTGATCATGACGGCGGCGGAAGCGGGCAGTACACCCATACGCGCCGATGGAACGCTTGAAGGTGATGGCAGCATCCGCCGCACCGCGGCCGGCGCGTTGTCCGGGCAAGCCAGCATCACCTCGCCCCATGGCTCGGTGATTTATCCCGACCGCGGCGACCAGCCGCTGCTCGTTTACAACAATCTGGCGCTCAACGCACAGCTCACGCCGGATAACCAGCGCGTCACGGTGAACGCCACGCTCAACGACGGCGGCACGCTGGCCGGCAATGTCTCCGTGAGCGGTGCGCAACAGGCGCTCGGCGGGAACGTGGCGCTGCACCTCAAGAACCTGGCCGTCATCGAATTGTTCACGACTGAACTCGATGCGGTGAAAGGTGTACTCGATGCCAACTTCA
Above is a genomic segment from Luteibacter aegosomatissinici containing:
- a CDS encoding bifunctional (p)ppGpp synthetase/guanosine-3',5'-bis(diphosphate) 3'-pyrophosphohydrolase produces the protein MKSSQANAGAQNVTDTVARLPLTERAREACGVLPAAARAEAETIIELLRQLGCDDETCAAALWYSLSRGMPGATEGAAATWPASLRRLVDGQGEAEKVWDLHAQRGPATGSEGLRRLLLAIIRDLRVVFVLLARQLAAMRTAMSLPDAERRELAQLTADIHAPLANRLGIWQLKWELEDLAFRYLEPDTYRRIARLLDERRADRERFIAESLAELRTVLGNAGIEAELAGRPKHIFSIWKKMKKKGLEFSDLYDIRAVRILVGSVADCYAALGLVHSLWPHLPGEFDDYVARPKGNGYRSLHTAVIGPEGKTLEVQIRTHEMHRANELGVAAHWRYKEGGGADAEFEAKIAWMRKLLEPRGEDDAELAAGFETELMEDRVYVLSPKGEVIDMPRSATVLDFAYHIHTEVGHRCRGAKINGRIVPLTTQPRSGDRVEILTTKISEPSRDWLSAHHGYLATSRAKEKVRAWFRREAHEANILAGKATLEKELRRLALDDVDLAALATHFRLKSIDELFVTVALGEVSLGQIARHLQEPEEQAFTQSSAPVTARGAQHDRGALSIEGVGNLLTTLARCCQPLPGDPVRGFITRGRGVSVHRADCASLARLARKDPDRVIEVSWGRVEVQNYEVDIELRGYDRKGLQKDVATTINNIGPHIVASSSRVNTRTSEVDMRFTLRVRDYEQLSMLLGRLAALPNVTDARRLGGR
- the hrpA gene encoding ATP-dependent RNA helicase HrpA, which produces MSTSKTPTRHPPTDPRLKELRDALSRVASRDFGRLLGRWRALSRKPDAARIDQLGQDIATSMARRAARAASKPAITVDASLPIAARAEDIIKLIRENQVVVLAGETGSGKTTQLPKLCLAAGRGEAGLIGCTQPRRLAARSVAARVAEELATPLGEKVGFQVRFTEKVSDQALVKFMTDGILLAETQGDPWLSAYDTIIIDEAHERSLNIDFLLGYLKRLCARRPDLKVIVTSATIDTGRFAEHFGDAPVVAVEGRTYPVEVRYRPPGEKGEGNLSQQIADVMDEITREDPRGDVLVFLPGEREIRDAHLLLSRRQYRETEVLALYARLSASEQDRVFRPGPKRRIVLATNVAETSLTVPRIRYVVDPGTARVKRYSQRGQLERLHIEPISQAAANQRKGRCGRVGPGICYRLYEEQDFILRPEFTDPELLRSSLANVILRMLALDLGEVEDFPFLEAPDPRVVADGYRRLAEIGAIGDDRRLTEIGRTVARLPIDVQLARMLVEARRLGSLGDLLTIVAFLSIQDPRERPPEARGQADAAHAQFADPKSDFIGVLNLWKAHLAAAEELTSSKLRDWCSRHFLSFMRMREWRELHRQLVLVTRELGWNLEKATAEGDALFESIHRSLLAGLPTQVGHKDEKGVFRGTRERRFQVFPGSALAKAPPAWIFAAQILDIGGRVWAMMNARIDPAWIEQQASHLVRATARDAHWSRKRGTVVAYEQVTLFGLVLVERRPVTFYKQDPRLAHEIFVREALVRIDLDSRADFVRANQRVLEQAHDIEAKQRRAGLLRSDEDLASFFDGKLPESIADTRALDAWFRKASPGEQAALRWTLADVMDAGAGLDPKAFPASMDLGQHRYRLEYRFVPGDPADGVTINVPLAFLNAVPAARGEWLVGGLLADKVAELIRGLPKALRRNFVPAPDFARAFSEAETPRDEPLARALAAFLKRTTGVDVDAAAFADADIPAHLLMRYRVHDENGRTVAESRDLAAIRAQWEGKAREAFSRKTDIELTREDILTWDFESIPAEVRSEAGLKAYPALVDLGEAVALRVFERADEAAEAHVLGVERLLRGALAPEFKRARRQLPISNPLSLKYAPLGSVDGLRDDLVEGGFADLLAGAKLNVRTLADFEHLKADLGRSLFGAAMARQKLAEPIIEAQAELRSWMDPPLMGFAKASYDDLREQLAGLLQPGFLRELPTSRLAHIPRYLKAMRLRGERLRQDPQRDQSRMLQVLPYWRALLNAGGTALDAESWAELRWLVEEWRVSLFAQELKTAEPVSAKRLVKALEAAQASTT
- a CDS encoding Dps family protein produces the protein MAIDIGIAKKDREAVAKHLSKLLADTYSLYLKTHSFHWNITGPQFNSLHNMFEVQYNELWTAADEIAERIRILDVFAPGSYSQFGKLTSIKEESGVPEWKDMVAQLVEGHEIAAATSREVIKAADEAGDEGSADMVTGRLKEHEKTAWMLRSLLK